In the Primulina eburnea isolate SZY01 chromosome 15, ASM2296580v1, whole genome shotgun sequence genome, gtgagaccgtctcacaaaagtttttgcCAAATAGTGGAGTATAAATATCATTATctcaatattttaattttcctTTTAAAAGTCTAATTAATGAATTTTCGAGGGAaattaatgaatttttttaGAGTAAACACTTTATTGCATGTGATTAATAATCAACCTCAAACGGGAATTATGTTTCCTTTAATTTTTCCTAAAAGCACCCTGAAAAATCTCTCAACCCTTTGAAATTTTCTCCCACTCCTCCATAAACTATACCAAAAATCAAGGATCCTtctttttttattgttattgttttcTCTTCTTCTCCATTCCCTTTGTCCATTTTCATCGTTCTGATCAAGCTTAGTTTCTTCACAAAATGGTATGtcgatttttaattaataaatatcatgTGTAATATATTTGAAAGCGACCTCACAATTATTTAGATCCTAAAGTTTTGTTTGTGTTGTACATGTAAACTTTGATGAGATGGGATTTATATACTCTTCTCCTTGATCTAACATTCTTGATGCGTAGAATTTGCATGGCAGGAGCTAGACGACGTACGATCTATAGATTTCGAGAAAAAATGCCTAAAATTTAACTTGGAAAACAATTTATTTTTCTTGGATGATATTACATATGGGATTCTTTTTTATTACTTTAATTCTTTGCCCGGCCCCTAATATTTTAAGCCAATCCATGCAATTTTCTGGCCGGCCGGGCAGGCAAATGCAGCATCTGGAATTGCTGTGAATGATGAGTGCAAGCTCAGATTCTTGGAGCTAAAAGCGAAAAGAAACCACAGATACTTAGTGTTCAAGATTGATGACACTGTCCAACAAGTCACCCTAGAAAAGATCGGTAGCCATGATGAAACACACCAAGATTTCACCGAAAGCTTGCCCGCCGATGAGTGCCGATACGCTGTTTTCGACTACGATTTCACTACCGatgaaaatattcataaaaGCAAGATTTTTTTCGTTGCATGGTCAGTACTCGtacatatacacacacacatttgATATTTTCTGATCTATACATTATTCATCAAGATATTTTCGAATGTTTTTTACCTATAAATTAAATTGCTCAACTTTTTCCCACAATTCAACTCCAATATCAAGCATATGAACCCCACATTTTAGATGAACAGCACGTTCTATACCATATGGACACATATATAGATGATCAAATATGTGTTGAATAAATCTGGTGGATAAAGtggttttttaaattaaaatttttgtggCTACAATATAATATAATGCAGGTCTCCAGATATAGCTAGGGTGAGAACAAAGATGttgtatgcaagttcaaaagACAGATTCAAGAGAGAATTAGACGGTATTCAGGTCGAGTTACAGGCAACCGATCCCAGTGAAATGAGCTTGGATATCTTCAACGAAAGAGCTTACTAAGCCCGGCCCTCTTCCATACATCACCCATTCTTCCTTgttttctctcttcttttttttttttgggaaaaaaaacgAATTTTTAAGTAATATTTGAATTTGAGGTTTTTTGGAAGGATATTCATATGTTAATTGCTTTTTTCTGTGATTCTTTTATCTTGTGTACTGAGTTCTGCTTGTAGCTTAATGTATACAAACAGCCAGcatatacaacatataatacatattaATCCCttcatcaaaaaaaaaattaataaaaaaatttaaaaatttctacaatttcttaagaaattttcataatttttaagatttaataaaaattttagtAGTCGACAAATTGGCATTCAAATTGCTAGCAAATTTGATTGCACCTTAATTATTTTTATCCGTATGATAATAGTGTcgattaaattatatatacaataaaattaaataataaaaaaccatttaatattttaaaattaaaaattattactaaaataaaattaataaaatatttaaaaattcaatttagtattttataattatgattatgtatataatcaaattaaaataaaaaaacttagACAAAAAATAACGAAAAAACCattacattttcatattttaaaataaaatattagatgaataaaaataaattagttgaagaaaaaataaatttgaaaatattaaaaattacaaTTTGTAGAGTAATATTAATAAAAGTGTATGTTTTGAATGTTTAGAGTTTTTGGATTAAAtacattttttattaaataaaaaattttggaATATTAAAAACACCAAAACTTCTCAAGAAAATAATTATGAAAACATTATAAACTATAATTTGTATGAGTAATATTACCAAAAGGTA is a window encoding:
- the LOC140814491 gene encoding actin-depolymerizing factor 7-like; the encoded protein is MANAASGIAVNDECKLRFLELKAKRNHRYLVFKIDDTVQQVTLEKIGSHDETHQDFTESLPADECRYAVFDYDFTTDENIHKSKIFFVAWSPDIARVRTKMLYASSKDRFKRELDGIQVELQATDPSEMSLDIFNERAY